The stretch of DNA AAAATAAACAGGGTGCAGTTAACGTGCCCATCACTGAGCCAGGTCAGCATTCCTGCTCTCTTTGAAGGAGCCGCAGCAGCTCCGCACAGCCCTGAGAGGAACCGACCTTCCCCCTCAGTGCTCAGCTGGAATTTGACCTGCATTAACACATCCAAAGTACCCACACGTGTCAATAAATCAGCCTGCTGTTTCCATTAGCATTAAGGAAAGCACCTGGTTTTATCCTTTCAAGTCAATGAAGCCTCCAAAGTCCTTGGAAGTTTGTCTCCAACATAGAAACGGTGTCAACAAAGGTTAATTTTCACTTGTGAACACGCCAAAAGCTTTACACTCATTTGTAGGACATGATGGAAAGATGAAACCAAACAGCCTCGAAGTGCTCATCAGTTCCACCACTGTTTTCTCTGTAACAGGTGAGGAACTGGGAGTctctggggctgggagctgcagcctggcagccagccggccattccaccCACACCTGCCCAAGGAGGGCTGGGAAAACAAACCCGGACAAGTTCAACTCTGCTCTGTGGCGTAGATTTTAGCTCATCCACGCAGTCAGGGCAGGCAGgaaacctcaaaaaaaaccccccagttTACATGTGATGAGCTGGTTTGGATTTTACCAGCTGGAACCTACATCCCCCACAATATTCCCAAGTCCAAGaggcacagaatggtttggggcgGGAAGGATCACCTCATTCCAAActttgccatggcagggacatcttccactatcccaggtggctccaagccccatccaaactggccttggacacttccagagatccaggggcagccacagcttctctgggaatctgTGCCATGGTCTGAGCAAGTCCCTGTTGCTCCCTGACCATATTTAAGGACAGTTTAGAAGACAAAGGGGCAGCACATGAGCATTTTTAGAAAGCTCACACAAAACAAGTTTTTATTCTTTGTCGCAGAAAATAAATACAGGTGCATATTCCATATGCTTTTCTATAAAAGCACTCCTACAAAATCACTGGACTGCATACAACAGTACGACCTTTTTggcttttaaaatgcaaatattaTACAGTCACTTCATTTTATCATCATTTAAAGCACTTGTAGCAAGCAGCTTTGGAAAAGGAATGCTTAATTTAGAAGCCAAATTCTTGCCTCAagtgttttgtgggatttttccaTCGTGTATAGTGCAACTAACCTAAAAGCAACTAGAACAGTTTTTCTGTAAAACGTTTATTCCCACCAACCCCCCAcccccaatttaaaaaaaaaccctgcaaaggaaaaaaaaattgtctcaaaAACTGTTCTACCTTGATACTTAAACCAAGAGAAAACAAGAAGTGGCTCAATGGAAATATTAAGGTAAGCACAACGCTTCACAGCTCGTTCTCTGTTCGCTTCCAGTTTGGCCCGGGTGTTTATTTAGAGGAATGAGCTTTAATCATCCACTCCTATATTCCTGAAAAGGTAGGACATGGACTCCCCGTTGTGGATCCTGCGAATGGCTTCTGACAGGATCATGCTGATATCCACAGTCTTGATTTTAGGGCACTGGAGTTTTTGTATTTCATGTGGAATCGTGTTTGTAACAACCACCTACAGGAAGAAGAAATGGTCACAACGATGTAGCTCTTTTGTTTTCCACCTTTTATACTGGAAGGGTGAAAGGGAGTTTTACAGATCCCACAAAACCACCCTGGCTGACAAAACAACATTTTACATTACTGTCAGGGTCACAGTGTCAGGAAGGGCCATGTGTTGCCATATGTTCCATGTATCCATGGATACTAATGGCACTGCCCCTCCTTCCCTTCATTCTGCCACACAGATCCAGAGGAGGTACAGAAATATCCCACCCATTGAAGAGAAGGTGTGCTGACTCTGACAATCCAGCCTCTCACCCCTTCCCACATTTCCCACTGCTAGACTTTAAAGACGTGCATGCCAATATTCCAGCACACAACTCCATAGTGAGAAAGCCTGAAGCAGGAACCTCCCATTTAATCCTTAATGCCAGTATATGCAAATAATCAATTCAGGAGAAAATGGCTttgaaaagccccaaatccctgctcAGAGCTCACACCCCACAGTCACCTCATCGATGGCAGACTCCTCGATCAGCCGGGGAGCATCAGAGGACAGCAGGCCATGGGTGGCCATGACAAAGATCTTGTAGGCCCCTCTCTCCTTGAGGGTCTCAGCTGCAGCCAGGAAGGTGTCAACGTCATCTATGATGTCATCCTGCCAAAATCCCAGAGTCACTGAGGGTTCACCACATCAGACAGACCAACACAGCTTTAACAAGTGTAACAAACCCCAAACTATCAGAAAATTGTTCTTTTCCTTGACAAACCCAGAGGTTACAATCTGCTCCAGAGAAAAGTGTATCAAGGAATCAcaaaatggcctgggttggaagggaccttaaagatatctcattccaacccctgccacgggcagggaacCTCCCTTTACAGCTGATTGCTCAGAGTGACacacagcctggccttgaatgcttccagggatggggcagccacagctgccctcATAGGGGAAAATTTCTCCCTTATATCCAATCTAACCCTACACTCCTCTAAGTctgaagccattgccccttgtcctgtcactgcaggccctTATAAATAATCTCTCTCCATCGTTCTTGCAGGCCTTCCTCAGGTACTGGACagccacaattaggtcaccccagatccttctcttttccaggctgaacaatcccattctctcagcctctcctcatacaGAGCTGCTCTATCCCTCTGATTATCTTGGTGGTTTCCTCCAGACCTGTTCCAGCCACTCCATGTCCATCACCTCAGCTTCAGTGGCATCTCCAAACCCAGCAGTAGAACAGGGGGTtctcccctcctcctgtggggTGCATGCAGCACCTGAACCCCTCCAGGTAAGCTCTGAACAGGATTCCCCCTGCTCTGCTCATGGAAACAAggtcccagtgctgctcccagAGTGGATCCTTCAGAGCTCCCAGGCAGCTTTGTGAGGGTGCTCAGTGCTGCCCCATCCTATCAAAGTCCACCAGCAGCCAAAGTTCAGTGGCTGACACAGAACAGCTGCTTGATTTCTGCAGCTTTGACATGTTTGATGTAATTGATGAGAACTGATGGCACCTCACTTACCACAATGATAGCTATTCTTCCTCCTACATCTCCAACAACTGTGATGGGTGGCTTTTCCTTGGGAATCAGCACTGATTAATGGCAGATGTTTTCAGAGggggagaaaggagaaagaaaagaggaagtttATATAATTTATTTGAACTATGGAAATGTCTGATGGGTCACCATTATTAGAGACATGAAGCAGTAACTATTTCAACTATTTCATCATTACTGAATAAAAAACAGCAGGTTTCTaatacataaatattttaaaagcttaaTTAATATATTAACTATATTCATTTATATCTGAATTATTTACCAATTCAATTAATTCTTAATTTCAGCACAGAAACAGAGGTGCTTGCAGACATAACCAGTTCAGTCACCCACTAACACCCACAGTAGGTTTATGCCCTGCAGTTCTGGTGGTGCAGCTGTAGGTCACATCCACACTCAAGCAAGAAGGAATCTATAGTATTTGTAGGGAAGCCCCAACAAGGGGGAGAGAAATTAtgtatttgattttattttattagaaggctaattcattattttattatactattttattttatattatattacattgtatctGAACTGAATCTGCTAAGCACTTAACTTTGCACACAACTGCACAGAACTTGTGACTGTCAGCCAatagtcctgacacacacacactctcttgGCTCTGATAGGTTTAAGGAAATAAAACACCCTTACTTTGGTAAACAATTTctatattgcattctacttttgcacaaacacaggcacagcaaatgataagaattacttttcctttctctgaggtttagAGAAtatgaaacccagaaatattcttgggaagaactgtgccttgcttttctctgtgaggagaaatgtggtGACAGGAATCATCTTCTCCCCACTAAGAAAGACGAGGTTATTTTTTCCCTCTGTGAAGAACCACTCCTTTTAGCCAATCCATTCCTGCCAAACCCAATCCCTAAACCCACAAAAGCAGCAGGTAACACCTTCCCCCCACACTTACTTACTGGGGATCTCCAGGCTGGGGTGGATGGCAGCCACGTACTTGGCTGTGGGAGGGGAGTGCCGCCCGTCCACCATGTCAGACTCGGCATCCTGGGCTTCCCCGTGGATCACCGCGATCCCCAACCGCAGGCGCTCGGCAAAGGactgggccctgcagggaaagGGTTAAAACACCAGGGAAAGGGTTAAAACACCAGGGAAAGGTCACATTTCAAACAACTCACCTGTCTACAACCCTAAACTTTCCATTTTATTGCTCATGTTTCAGAGGGAAGTCAAGCTATCCTAAAATTTTAAGAGAATTCATAGAGAAATCGGCTGCCCCTCAGGATGTTTTTTTATCGAGTTTGTTAAAGTCAGAGTAACCTTCAAAGTGCCCATATGGGCCTAAAGCAACAGGATAAATGCTGCAAGTCACAAAATGCTGACTGCTCCCTTCTGCTTGCCCAAGAGCCAAAATAACACTTCCCAGCCTTCAGGGATCCCATGCTTCAGCAGGACACATTTAACAGTAGCCAAGATCAGCCTTGATGTCTGGATTGTCTGcatttaataggaaaaaaatactcttataaaaagagaaaacaagtgtTCACCTATTTATTTAGTAGTAAATAAAGAcaacatccctgccctgctgacaCATAACCTGAGATACCCTGTGAAAGGGGGATCCAGATGATCACACTGCCTGACAAACCACACTTGGGAGTTGAACAGCTTGGGTTTTTTAATTAGCTGACATGAAGTTCCTTCACACTGCAGTATTTCTTCAACTAAGATTAGAAATTTCTGGAAAGAAGTGTAAGGTCAGTTGGGGGAGTGGGAAAAGCAGAGAGTCAGGAAAATAGGAATTTGCATGCCAGATATTGGAAGCAGCAAATACCAATGAGCACATCCACCCCACCTCACCCTGCACACCCAAGGGTTTGGGATCCTGCCTAAGCACCCATCCAAGTCTCCTCTGGTCCAAGCAAGCCCAGCACATCCAGAGTGATTCACTCTGCTCTAACATCAGCACCTCAGTGCCTGAATCACCTCCTCTGTCCTTAAGCCTTACTTCACTACCCAAACAATACAAAGTCCAGACAGTAATTTGCCCATCGTGATACTCAgttaattaaaaattaagaatctTCCACCCTGTGGTTATCATACAGTTGCAATATTTTTGCAAGTAGTTAATTATAGGTAATTATTATTACAAACAATAAGAGTTATGACTTAGCAGGAATAATCATATCAATAAAACTGTATTAATTACCTTAAAATGCAGTATTAAACTGAATCAAGTTCAAAGTGACAGCCAAATGATTTATTAATTTCCCAGTGAGCTCAGAAACCACAGAGACATTCTGAACTTCAACACACAAGAGTTCTTTTTCACAAGCAGGGATTCATCAGAAGTATTTTCCCAGATTGTTTTCAGCCTGGATTAGGCTGAAACATCCAATTATCCCTCTCCCAAGACAATGTAACTCTTCACATACTGTCCTTAAATACTCATAGGAGCATGTGAAGAAGCTAAACAATACACTTCAGGGATCCTCTCCTCCACAAATCACTGCATATGTGCAACTCATCTATTTGCTGGCATTGACAATTAGTGGATAATCAAGCATTAAAATGCTGCAACAAACCCTTGCCTCCACCCAAGAGGCAACACTGACACCgtggaaaagaaatggaaaagaaacaAAGGTAAAATTACCtggccaaaacaaaagaaatcaTAAAAAGTACTGCTggagaaaaagatgacaaaaggtgGTTTGTTacagaaaataaggaaaacacagagtATCAGAATTCATTGGCATGGATATCCAAATATCTTTTCAACAATGTCTTGTTTGTCACCACAGCCTCTCTTAAACCATCATCCAGCTCTTACAGGACCTGCTGACAGCTCTGTAATTCCAGAGGTTAGGAACAGTCAACTATAAAGCTTCATGGATTAAGAACAGTCACTCAACCACCAGAGACTTCACAATCACAATCATCTCAAACAGCAAACCCAGACTGACCTTCTGTGTTCAGGATCTATCAGCCATGTTCTTTGTTATGTCCACATTGAGAAACTCATCTGGATTAATGGCATTACACTTCCAGCCACTTCTCCTCATTTACAGATTTATAATGTAAATGCACACAAATATAACATAATTAAAAACCTTCTTAATCATAAGCACTGCATTGATTTATCACATCCTTTTGTATGGCTTTGTTTCTACTCTCCTTACATTTATTATGATTACAGCAATGATGTAAAATCTACACAGCTGACAGAGGAGAATTGGGAGGAGTTTGAAGGCTGCATCTTTTAATTATTGAGTATTTGTCCTTGACTTGACCCTAAGAACAAAACCCAACAGAGATTTGCTGCTCTGAGAAAGAGAGCAGATCTTACCCACCTCTTGGCAGATGCAGGAGATTTGGCCACAATTACAGCA from Melospiza melodia melodia isolate bMelMel2 chromosome 18, bMelMel2.pri, whole genome shotgun sequence encodes:
- the PRPSAP2 gene encoding phosphoribosyl pyrophosphate synthase-associated protein 2, with the translated sequence MFCVPSTEIGAIMNITKGGLVLFSANSNSSCMELSKRIAERLGVEMGKVQVYQEANRETRVQIQESVRGKDVFIIQTVSKDVNTTIMELLIMVYACKTSCAKSIIGVVPYFPYSKQCKMRKRGSIVSKLLASMMCKAGLTHLITMDLHQKEIQGFFNIPVDNLRASPFLLQYIQEEIPDYRNAVIVAKSPASAKRAQSFAERLRLGIAVIHGEAQDAESDMVDGRHSPPTAKYVAAIHPSLEIPMLIPKEKPPITVVGDVGGRIAIIVDDIIDDVDTFLAAAETLKERGAYKIFVMATHGLLSSDAPRLIEESAIDEVVVTNTIPHEIQKLQCPKIKTVDISMILSEAIRRIHNGESMSYLFRNIGVDD